A stretch of Microcoleus sp. bin38.metabat.b11b12b14.051 DNA encodes these proteins:
- a CDS encoding helix-turn-helix transcriptional regulator, giving the protein MAFSLGKRLKATREALGLTQEQVLEQLELRYGITLSQQAISCIENGKRKVDAERELPAFAAVYSKPIDYFYETLELPAASPATPAPKRRSAVTVDMEALTHRDKLELAAELIHNVLQET; this is encoded by the coding sequence ATGGCGTTCTCCCTTGGCAAGCGCCTCAAGGCTACCCGCGAAGCACTCGGATTAACCCAAGAGCAAGTCCTAGAGCAGTTAGAGCTGCGCTACGGGATAACCCTGAGCCAACAAGCCATATCGTGTATCGAAAACGGCAAGCGCAAAGTAGACGCCGAGAGGGAGCTACCCGCCTTCGCCGCCGTCTACAGCAAACCTATCGATTATTTCTACGAAACTCTGGAATTGCCTGCGGCATCGCCAGCCACACCCGCACCCAAGCGCCGCTCAGCAGTCACCGTTGACATGGAAGCCCTCACTCACCGAGATAAACTAGAACTAGCAGCAGAATTAATTCACAACGTTTTGCAAGAAACCTAA